One region of Quercus lobata isolate SW786 chromosome 2, ValleyOak3.0 Primary Assembly, whole genome shotgun sequence genomic DNA includes:
- the LOC115976581 gene encoding uncharacterized protein LOC115976581 produces MAMVSWNLGLGASQKREVPQLQVFCRKKERNRDNNHPYKVIEITPPPKNLGIRCFPSNLQCGESVTIEGQAYTISAVTHRYQLRKGKYEPSEKRLDVLSTGRYILNLYLESLLEQS; encoded by the exons atggcGATGGTGTCATGGAACTTGGGCCTAGGTGCATCTCAAAAG aGAGAGGTACCCCAACTCCAAGTATTTtgcagaaagaaagagagaaacagagaTAACAACCACCCTTATAAAGTCATCGAAATTACGCCTCCGCCCAAGAACCTTGGCATTCGTTGCTTCCCCTCT AACTTGCAATGTGGAGAGAGTGTAACAATAGAAGGCCAAgcctatactatttcagctgtAACTCATCGATACCAGCTTCGAAAGGGCAAGTATGAACCAAGTGAGAAGAGGCTTGATGTTTTGTCAACAGGGAGATACATCCTGAATTTGTATTTAGAAAGTTTACTAGAACAATCTTGA